A genomic stretch from Arachis stenosperma cultivar V10309 chromosome 3, arast.V10309.gnm1.PFL2, whole genome shotgun sequence includes:
- the LOC130969179 gene encoding protein HEAT-STRESS-ASSOCIATED 32, with translation MSAYRWKSFEENEDRPSKPRRYGVTEMRSPDYSLFNHNVLQDIFESMGEYVDGLKFSGGSHSLMPKSLLKEVIDMAHHHDVYVSTGDWAEHTIPKGPSAFKDFVEECKQMGFDTIELNVGSLGIPEETLLRFVRLIKSGGMKAKPHFEVKIKESDIPRGPYRAFGAYIPPSAPRSSEFVEDVDLLIRRAERCLEAGADMIMIDADNLSKHADNMRADLIAKIIGRLGIEKTMFEASNQRTSEWFIKQYGPNVNLFIDHSDVVDVECLRGRNLGRNHASVLGSSYFLF, from the exons ATGTCAGCGTACAGATGGAAGAGCTTCGAGGAGAACGAGGACCGCCCCTCCAAACCTCGCCGCTACGGCGTCACCGAGATGAGAAGCCCTGATTACTCTCTCTTCAACCACAATGTTCTTCAG GATATATTTGAATCAATGGGAGAGTACGTTGATGGATTGAAGTTTTCTGGAGGGTCTCACAGCTTGATGCCAAAGTCACTTCTCAAAGAAGTGATCGACATGGCTCATCACCACGATGTGTACGTTAGCACTGGTGATTGGGCTGAGCACACCATTCCCAAAGGCCCTTCTGCTTTCAAAGATTTTGTTGAG GAATGCAAGCAGATGGGTTTTGACACAATTGAGCTCAATGTGGGCTCACTTGGGATTCCCGAAGAGACTCTTCTCAGATTTGTCAGATTGATTAAGAGTGGTGGCATGAAAGCTAAGCCCCATTTTGAGGTCAAGATTAAGGAGTCTGATATTCCAAGAGGTCCTTATAGGGCTTTTGGGGCTTATATTCCTCCTTCAGCGCCCAGATCATCTG aatttgtggaAGATGTGGATCTCTTGATAAGAAGGGCTGAGAGATGTTTGGAAGCCGGTGCAGACATGATAATGATTGATGCTGATAATCTTTCCAAACATGCTGATAACATGCGCGCAGACCTTATAGCGAAGATCATAGGACGCCTTGGGATTGAGAAGACTATGTTTGAAGCATCAAATCAGAGAACATCCGAGTGGTTTATCAAACAATATGGTCCAAAT GTGAATCTCTTCATAGATCACTCGGATGTTGTTGATGTGGAATGCCTCCGAGGGCGCAACTTGGGAAGAAATCATGCATctgttcttggttcttcataTTTCCTGTTCTGA
- the LOC130967897 gene encoding uncharacterized protein LOC130967897, with translation MRSPSFRRPFSKNELGSWSTLMERHRFLLSALVLLVLLCSVYLYFAVTLGASDICSGLTGPEKASCHVQHLKASVAKGKLKHL, from the coding sequence ATGAGGTCACCATCTTTCAGGAGGCCGTTCTCAAAGAATGAACTGGGAAGTTGGTCAACACTCATGGAGAGGCACCGGTTCCTCTTGTCAGCTCTTGTTCTACTAGTTCTCCTTTGTAGTGTTTATCTTTACTTTGCTGTCACATTAGGAGCCAGTGACATTTGCTCTGGGTTGACAGGACCTGAGAAAGCTTCATGTCATGTGCAGCATCTTAAGGCTTCTGTTGCCAAGGGTAAACTGAAACATCTTTGA